CGTGCTGCAGCCGTACACGAAGCGTTCATCTATAGTATCTGGTTGGTAATCATTATTACTGTTTTGAAGCAATACTGTCAGGGTGTTTCCTTTCCCATAAGTACCTCTAAAGTCATAACACTTTTCTAAGCAACCTTTTGGGCAATTTACGTCTTATAGCAGATATCGATTAATGCCCAATGGCAGAATTTCTTACCTCATTCCAGGTGTTATTATTTTTTACAGTGAAGGTAGAACAGTGAGTAAGCGTGCTTGATGAGGGTTTCCCGACAGAGGTATCTGGTTACTCCAGCGCCCTTGGTAGATTATCCCTCCGCAGGCTCTGGCGAACCCGAAGGGTGAAAGTAGAACAGGCTGCATCAGTTACCAATCATTTACAGTTAGAAAAACTTGTCTACCATCACAAAAAAAAGCTGACGTGTATCACAACCAAGTTATATTACCGAGATATAGGGGATAATATAACTTGTGAGGAGAAAACGGAAGCAACTTGTATCAGAAAGGTGAAAATATTATGAAAGCCAAACTTATAGCACTTTTAACCTTAGTGACTCCCCTAGTCTTGGCTAGTTCAGTGAATGCAGCGAATCCACAGCATGTTAAGAAGCTACTTGCTACTGGGGAATGTGCAAAGTGTGATCTATCGAAAGCAAACCTCAGCGGTGCACATTTAATCGGTGCTGACTTGAGAGATGCTAATCTTCAAGGAGCAAATTTAACAAAGGCAAATCTTGAAGGTGCTGATCTTACAGGTGCTAATTTAGCCGGCGCTAACATGACGTCAACTTTAGCGACTAATGTTGATTTCAAGAAAGCCAATCTTAATAAAGTGAATTTCACTCGTGCTACGATTCACGATTCTAATGTGTATGGGGCATCGATGAATGACCTCAATATTACTAATGCCGAAATATCTAACACAGGCATAGGTATCGGTGGTGAAGACGCAGAAGTTCCTGATTGGAAATAAAGCTTACGATAGCATTGATTCTGGGAACAAGAGAATAGGGATTGGTAAACTCCTTGCACACAAATTCTCTGTTTGTTTCATTGGTTTAGCTGATTGAGTCACTCTGTAAGTTAGGACAGCCTGAGAAAGAGGTTATGTAGGGCGATGAATTATCGCCCTGTGGAAAGCTGACATCTTGTATTGTTGTCATGTATTGGCGACGGGACTCTAGACTTATTTCGACAGCTAAACGCTAAGCTGTTTACATACAGAGACTTTTGGATAAATAGTCTTATTTATTTTTGTCCAGCTACTTATTGCTGAAGTCGGGGATTGTCGCGAGTGTGTTCTACTCTAGTCAAAAATTCGTCTAACACTTGCAGAAATCTTTCTGTTTCTTCCAGATGAGGCATATGTGAACTGTTTTCAAACAGTACCCACTCTGAATCAGAAATACCTTGCTTTAATTTTTCTACACAAGCTGGGGTTACCTCATCATACCTACCAGAAAGCAGCAGTGTCGGTACAAAAATTTCACTCAATCGATTTTCAAGACTCCAGTCGATGATTTTGCCAGCGCCGCGAAACTCTGTACCAACTTTGCTGTATGCTTTAGTCAAACAACTAGGCCAAGGGTTTAAACGACAGAGAAAAGAATGGTTAAAGACCTCCATAGCCTGTTTATATTCTGGCTGTTGAGTTGTACCTGCGGTTTCATGTTTACTAATAATCTCTTTGATTTCTGCTGGTAGATCATTCATCAACTTATAAGCTTCACTCACAAATTGCTGAATGTTGGCAGGTGTATTAGCTAAAATCAGACTTGCTAAACCAGTTGCTTGAGAAAGAGTATGTTCTAGTGCCAAACAACCACCCCATGATTGTCCAAAAAGATGGATTTGCTCTAAGTTTAAAGTGCTGCGGATGGCTATAAGTTCATCTTTAAATAAATCAATGGAATATAAATTTGCGTCAGTAGGGCGATCGCTATTTCCACATCCTAGTTGATCGTAGAATATAACTTGCCTTCCCGTGTTAGCGATCGCTTCTAATGGTTCCAAGTAATCGTGGGGTACTCCTGGTCCTCCATGAATACACAAAAGAGGTAGTTTGTCTTCTGCTTCTTGGTTCGGTTTAACAATGCGATACCACACTTGATGCTCACGAAACGAGATAAAGCCTTCAACGGCAGAAGTTGATGACTGTTGATTCATACAAGTAGCAAAAAATTAGCAATAGTATTTACAATAACTTGATTTGTATATCTATAAACTATTTTAAGTAGTGAAAAACTCTTATACTTAGCCATATTGAAATCCGGCTTTTATTATAAACTGGTATTTAAAATAAAAGCAGGCGATAAGCCCGAGGACTTCGGTGTGAGCGCGATCCCTGAGCTTGCCGAAGGGCAGTCGAATGCTTGACGCTGCACCTATAGCGATGGTGAACTGAATAATTAAGGTATTCAATCCACCATTGTTTCGTTGAGTTACTAATGAAAGCTGACGTAGTTAAACCTTGACTCGTCGGAGCAGTTAGCTTTATTCCTTATCTACTTTTTCAATATCATCAGGTGTACCACTGGCAGAAATTTTTGATGTGCCAGATTTACCTGCACCGGAGTTGCCGCCAGAAGCGCCAGCACCGCCAGAGTGTTTAGAATCCGTGTTTCCTTGTTCTTCCTGGAGTTGTTCAAGGCGGTTTTTTTCTTGAGCTTTATCTTTTTGATCAGCCATATCTTATTTACATTTTTCGGGCTTGGTTTAGCTGTTAACTCTACCATTTTCCCTATTTTATATCTTGCACCTAACGGGATAAGCGCTGGCTTGGTTTTTTTAGTATAAAGAATTACTTCTTATGAGCAATTATGAGCGGAAACTGGGGCGGGTACGGCTTAGCCTATGGGAAAATTTACACTTCCGTAAAGCTGCTGGACGCCCGATGTCACTCTGAGGTAAATCCGCTTTTGGAGGTAAAGACGTTTATCAAATGGTTGTAGTATTCTAAGAAAGACGTAACTTTTGAGAATTTTTACCCAAACTCGAAACGTAAGATATTAATAATGTCAATAAGTATAAATATTGGTGAAATGTCCTCCTCAAAGATAAGAGCATAAGATAGGCTAAATATAGGGTAAAATCGGCATTTAGACTTGTCTAAATACAAGATGAGCTAATTTTTGCATGATTTGTATTTAGATGAGTACCATGATTAGCAACCTACATAGCGTGGGATAACCATACATTTGAGAGTGTAGTCCATTAAAAAATCGACTTAGAATGCTACCTCTAAGCCATACTAATTAGGTAATAGCTACTGCCCTGTTAGTGCTTTTCTACCTTGTAGTTGATGAAGTGGTAATGGAAGCGCAATTATGGTTATAGGTAGCTAGAACGAGCGTTGTACCTCAAAGTCAGTTGTGCTAACGTACCAGTGCATCGTTTAGTCAACAACCTTTTGGTTGTAACTGTCCGGATAAAAGTAACTCAAGTCTGAAAATTATGGAAGCCCAAATGCAAGAACCAGAAATAGTGGAAACTAAGTCTCCAGAAGCAACGATGGCAAATATCAACAATCAAACAGGCAGCATAACGAAACTCCAGCCAAGCGTGCAGTCTCAAGATCAATGGCTAAAATACGGAGAACAAGTTTCTGGCTTTTTAGCGACACTGCCCGAATATCTGGGAAGCTTCTTTAATAGATACAAACAGCCCCTGGTTAGCATTGGTTTGATTGTGGCAGCAATTGTCGCGGTCAAGATAGTTTTGGCGGTATTGGATGCTTTGAATGACATTCCTTTGGTATCACCAACCTTTGAATTAATTGGTATTGGTTACTCTACATGGTTTATTTACCGCTATCTACTCAAAGCCTCAACTCGGCAAGAGTTAACTGATGAGATTACAACTCTCAAGTCACAAGTTGTTGGCAAGGAAATTTCGGAAAGCTAAGTAGCTGCGAAGGAAACTGCATATCGTTGGTTTTGAATTGTCTGCCTGAAACACTTGGTGAACGTCAAATTACAATGCCTCATGACTGGGTAAATCCAGTTCTGCATGAGTGTTTCCTGACAGTGCCTGTAAGCGCAAAGCGCACGGCTGCTGCTTTAGGGAATGGCGCAGCCGTGCCTATGGCACAGGATATAGGTGTACCATAGGCATAGTGCTTCGCCCAGGGTAATAGCAAATCAATAGAGTATTGTCGGGCATTATCAGCGTCTTGAGATCAAAGTCTGAAATTGACAAAGCAAAGCCTGCGTAAGCAGGCTTTTGGTTTATGAGTAGTTGCGTGAAGTACCCCATATTGCCTTTGGGTGGCAGCTTTTGGGGGGAAGATTCCCCCCAAAACGTGCCTTCTGAAGATGGGGCTTCCCCCCAAATCCAACTAGTACAAGGACGGTCTTATTCGTCTTTTGGGCTTCCCGCTTCATCGGGTGATGCCTCCTCAAACCCGTGCTTGATTCCGTCTTACTCTCCCTCCACAGGCAGATCCTCGCCTCCCGCAAGGATATAACTTTTCGTACAGCACAACATGGCTTATTTTTTACCGTAGAGCGTAATCTACGAACCAGCGGTTATGCTCTTTCCCTGACCTTTGATCTTTCTGTACCAAGCGGAGGCAGTGCGTTGGGGAGCCAGTAGTGCAGGAGGGTCTCCCTCCGTAAGTATCTGGCGTCCGGGTTTCCCGACTTGTAAGCGCAAGGCGCACGCTACGCGAACGCGCAGCGTCTCCGCAGGAGTTAGCACCTGCCGTTCTTACCGCTACTTAGGTTATCTGTTCCGACACAATCAGGTGGGTCATCAACCACTACAATGGTAGCACAGAGACATCAGATTTGCTACCATGACTCAAATTAGTTTGCGCTTATCACAGAGAGAAAAAGAGCATTTACAAAAGTACTGCGAACTAACGGAACGCAACCAAACAGAAGTGTTGAGAGAACTTGTTCGTAGACTGTCAATCAAAGGGGCATTGAACCCCCTTGATTGACCGCGCAACCTCGCCCACCGCACTCAGGGATGGGGAATTCCGCTCAAATGCGTTAATTTTGGTTGAGCACTTGGACTGCAAACCCTCTCAAGGTGTTTTCACAATGCTTTGAGATTCTATGGGTTGCAATCTTCCTGTTTGCACCAAAGCTTGATGAACCATAGCAGCAACCTCAGCACGGGTTGCTTCTTGATTGGGAGCCAAAACTTCTGGATCAGGGTTGTTTACTACAAGACGATTTTCTGTAGCTGCTGCTATCTTATCAATGGCGTATTTAGGAATATCTTTGGCATCTTTATAGATACTTAAAACTTTTTCAGGGGAAGAAGGTACTTTGAGATCCAACCCACTGACAAGAGCAACTAAAACTTGTACTCGTGGAATTTTTTGGTCTGGTTTGAAACTTTCGTCTGGATATCCTTTTAAAAATCCAGTTGCAATGGACCGGTTAATTGCTGGAATTGCCCAGAATTTTGGTGGTATATCTTTGAAACTTATTGAATTCCCAGCATCTGCTTTTTTAAACGCTTGTTGCAAAATAGCAGCAAATTCAGCACGGTTTACAGGCTGGTTAGGTCTAAAAGAGTAATCAGGAAAGCCTTTGATCATTCCACGAGAAGATAGAATATCAATGAAACGCCGTCCCCAAAAATCACCAGGTACATCTGTAAAAGCAATTGGTGGGGGAATTGTTGGTAATTTTTCACTCGCAGTGACGCGAGATTGTTCTGTAGTCGTGGTACGAGGAAAGGATGATGGCTCTTGTGATTGTGACCAGGCTTGCTCTGGAGGTACATTTAAAGTTTGAGGGAACAGATCGTCTAAGAAGGTGTGTTTCTCAGTTGGGGATGGAGTTACTGTTGGTTTGGCACCAGGAAGAATAAATGGAATTGCTGGTTGTTCAGGGATTGCTGGAATGATTGGAGAACCAGAGGAAGTCCGCGAGGGAGATATCAACCCAGTGAAATTCCAGTTAGAATTCTTACGGGAGAATGTCCAAAATAAAATAATCCCGATAGTCACAAAAGCAACAAGAATACCGATAAATTCATCAAAACCAAGGGTATTGTTTGGAGATGACTCCGGATCTGGAGGGCGCATATTTGTCATCTTTTAAGGACTAAACGACAAGGTGCATGATTAAGGTTATTAAGTAATAGGTTACAGTTTTCAGGTTACAGATTCGTTAAAACTCTTATAACCATCATCTTAGAGTACTCGCAGCAAGCTAGGAATACTTTCTAGTTCTGCAAAAGTACGAATTTCTGTTAATGCTTGCCGAAAATCACCTTCTCGAACATCGTGAGTCACAACAACAATTTCTGCAAGTTCTCCCTGAAAACCTGTTTGGACGATTGACTCCAAACTCACTGCGTGATTGCCAAAGCAAGTTCCCAATTTGCCAATCACTCCCGGTTGGTCTTTGGTGAGAAAACGAGTATAAAATCGGGTGATCAGTTCTGCCATTGGCACAATTTGGCAGTAGTCTTGATGTCCGCAGGTCAGTAGCGGATTTGGTACTGATGTACCTGTTTGGAGTGCTGCTACTAGGTTCAAAATATCCGATGACACAGCACTCGCAGTTGGTCCTGCACCGGCACCAGGACCAAAAAACATCACCTGTCCAATGGGTTCACCTTCAACAAGAATGGCGTTATTCACGCCGTTGATGCTGGCTAGGGGGTGTGCTTTCGGGACTAAAGTCGGCTGGACTGTGATTGAGATGGCACCAGAAGAGGAAATTCGTTTGCCAATCGCAAGCAATTTGATCACAAATCCTAATTTCTCGGCATAGGCAATATCTGTTTTGCTGACTTGCCGAATTCCCTCACAGTAGACTTCTTCCAGCCTGATGCGTCCACCAAAGGCTAATGATGCGAGGATGGCGATTTTATCTGCGGCGTCTAAGCCATCAACATCAGCAGTTGGGTCAGCTTCAGCATAACCTAATTGCTGGGCATCAGCTAAGACATCACTGAAGTTGCTGCCTTCGGTTTGCATCCGCGAGAGGATGTAGTTAGTCGTACCATTAATAATGCCAGTGATGGTGTGAATCTGGTTGACACTTAAAGATTGCTTTAAAGGTTGAATGACTGGAATACCACCACCGACGGCGGCTTCCAGCATAACGTAGACCCCAGCTTGATTCGCAGCCGTGAAGATTTCATCACCAAAACGGGAAATTACGGCTTTGTTAGCAGTCACCACGTGCTTGCCATTTTGAATAGCTTTGAGGATTAGCGATCGCGCTGGTTCAAGTCCCCCCATAACCTCGACAACAATATCTACCTCTGGTAGGGTGACAATGGCTTCCAAATCTGTTGTTAATACCGTTTGTGGTAGTGTGACTGCGCGGGGTTTGTCGAGCGATCGCACTCCCACACGAGAAATTTCTACGAGCTGCAACAACGGGTGACGAAAACCGCTATTTTGTAACAATTGCACCGTACCCGTCCCTACAGTGCCTAATCCCAATATTCCTAGCTTTACACCCACAAGTCTTACACCAATCTTAGATTTTAGATTATTTTGTCAAATAAATAACAATTGTAGGGTGAGCAATGCCCACCCTACAATTAGTTTTGTTACTTAGTTTATAGCTTTTTGTCAAAAGCCTAATGACGAATGACGAATGACTAAGGACTAACTTAGTATGTTTCTACGTGCCAACGACCAGCTTTTTTGAGGTCTTTTTGGTAACTACTCCAAGTCACACCATCTTTTTGTGCAGCAGCACTCAGTGCCGCATCAATACCATCTTCCATACCGCGCAAACCACAAATGTATGTGTGGGTTTTCTCATCTTTGATCAAATTCCAAAGTTCATCTGCATGTTCTGCGACACGGTCTTGGATATACATTCTGCCACCTTCGGGGTTTTTCTGTTCCCGGCTGATGGCATAAGTGAGGCGGAAATTATCAGGATACTTTTGTTGTAATTCTTCCAGTTCTTCCTTGTAGAGGATGTTAGGAGTTGTAGGTACACCAAATATCAACCACGCAAATCCCTTGAACTCGTATTCTGGGTTAGCAGCTCTTTCGTTGTCCTTGAACATGCGCCACAGGTAGGCACGCATGGGGGCGATACCTGTTCCTGTTCCCATCATAATAACTTTGGCTTCTGGGTCTTTGGGTAACAACATTTCTTTACCCACAGGACCTGTGATTTTTACATCGTCTCCTGGTTTGAGGAAACACAGGTGTGTAGAACAGACACCGTAAACTGTTTCGCCGCTTTCTGGGTGCTTGTATTCCAACTGGCGGACGCACAGGGAGACTGTTTTGTCATCTACATCATCGCCATGACGGGTTGAGGCGATCGAGTATAGTCTGATTTTTTCTGGCTTGCCGTTTTTATCCACTCCAGGTGGGATAATACCGATACTTTGACCTTCTATATAGCGCAGATCACCAGCAGAAATGTCAAATTTAAGGTGCTGAACAATACCAATTCCGCCTTCTGCTACTAACGCATCATTGGATATGCACTTACCAATAAATGGAGCGTTTGGACGGTAAATGTTGACAGGAACGTCAGCATGTGATTCTTTTTTGGGTTTTGCTTGAGTCATGGTGTTGCCTTGTTTGTCCTTTTTTTTGGGCTGTTGCTCAGCGACAGGTGTGGCTTTACCATTTGCTTGACTGCTTGCAGTCTCGGTTTCAGTGTTAGCATTTGCTGTAGAGGTATTTCCATTGAGATGCTCTAAAGCATTCAAAGGCTGGATGCTAACAATTTTCCCACCGAGGCGAATGATCCGCCGTGTCTCCTGATTCATGCGGTTGTAAGGCACTCTGATGAATACACTGCCACTATTACGAATCGGGTAGTTTGTTTGATCAGTTTCTTCGCTCTGACGCAAACCCACCACTTCATATAAATAAACACGGCTACCTGATTCTGTGTTGGCAGCACCTTCAACAGCACCTTTAATATACATTCCTTCTACCACTCCGATGTCTACTTAACCTTTAATTAAAAATCTTTCCCAGCACAAAGCGCCAGCTTTAGTTTACATGATTTTCGGTGGACAAAACTGGCGCTTTTCGGAAGGCCGGGATCATTAGCCAATGCCTTGTCAGGCACACTCACCAAAGACACGCACCGAATGGCAAACACACACACCTGTTCACCTTCTAAGGTAAAGGATAAATCTTTTGGAGAATGTTAATCATGAATCAATTTAATCTTTTTTTTGGAAGCACCACCTCCCATAGAGGGAGATAACTTCTTGAAAGGAAATACTAGCAAGCCTTGTATGCAGTACTTCCTTCTGTTACAATCCAATATAACACTAGGATTAAATACTTACCAGCAACAAATTCAGACTACTCAGATAGGTATCTACTGGCACAGTCTTGTATACCCGTCTACTCTGTTATGGCACGGCTGGGGGCGAAAACGCAGGATAAACCATTGGGGTAAACTCCTGGCTAGAAAAAACTGTCAGAAAAATAATTGATTGACTCATCTT
This portion of the Brasilonema sennae CENA114 genome encodes:
- a CDS encoding S-layer homology domain-containing protein; this encodes MTNMRPPDPESSPNNTLGFDEFIGILVAFVTIGIILFWTFSRKNSNWNFTGLISPSRTSSGSPIIPAIPEQPAIPFILPGAKPTVTPSPTEKHTFLDDLFPQTLNVPPEQAWSQSQEPSSFPRTTTTEQSRVTASEKLPTIPPPIAFTDVPGDFWGRRFIDILSSRGMIKGFPDYSFRPNQPVNRAEFAAILQQAFKKADAGNSISFKDIPPKFWAIPAINRSIATGFLKGYPDESFKPDQKIPRVQVLVALVSGLDLKVPSSPEKVLSIYKDAKDIPKYAIDKIAAATENRLVVNNPDPEVLAPNQEATRAEVAAMVHQALVQTGRLQPIESQSIVKTP
- a CDS encoding CAAD domain-containing protein translates to MEAQMQEPEIVETKSPEATMANINNQTGSITKLQPSVQSQDQWLKYGEQVSGFLATLPEYLGSFFNRYKQPLVSIGLIVAAIVAVKIVLAVLDALNDIPLVSPTFELIGIGYSTWFIYRYLLKASTRQELTDEITTLKSQVVGKEISES
- a CDS encoding proline iminopeptidase-family hydrolase, with the protein product MNQQSSTSAVEGFISFREHQVWYRIVKPNQEAEDKLPLLCIHGGPGVPHDYLEPLEAIANTGRQVIFYDQLGCGNSDRPTDANLYSIDLFKDELIAIRSTLNLEQIHLFGQSWGGCLALEHTLSQATGLASLILANTPANIQQFVSEAYKLMNDLPAEIKEIISKHETAGTTQQPEYKQAMEVFNHSFLCRLNPWPSCLTKAYSKVGTEFRGAGKIIDWSLENRLSEIFVPTLLLSGRYDEVTPACVEKLKQGISDSEWVLFENSSHMPHLEETERFLQVLDEFLTRVEHTRDNPRLQQ
- the petH gene encoding ferredoxin--NADP reductase — encoded protein: MYIKGAVEGAANTESGSRVYLYEVVGLRQSEETDQTNYPIRNSGSVFIRVPYNRMNQETRRIIRLGGKIVSIQPLNALEHLNGNTSTANANTETETASSQANGKATPVAEQQPKKKDKQGNTMTQAKPKKESHADVPVNIYRPNAPFIGKCISNDALVAEGGIGIVQHLKFDISAGDLRYIEGQSIGIIPPGVDKNGKPEKIRLYSIASTRHGDDVDDKTVSLCVRQLEYKHPESGETVYGVCSTHLCFLKPGDDVKITGPVGKEMLLPKDPEAKVIMMGTGTGIAPMRAYLWRMFKDNERAANPEYEFKGFAWLIFGVPTTPNILYKEELEELQQKYPDNFRLTYAISREQKNPEGGRMYIQDRVAEHADELWNLIKDEKTHTYICGLRGMEDGIDAALSAAAQKDGVTWSSYQKDLKKAGRWHVETY
- a CDS encoding homoserine dehydrogenase, producing MGVKLGILGLGTVGTGTVQLLQNSGFRHPLLQLVEISRVGVRSLDKPRAVTLPQTVLTTDLEAIVTLPEVDIVVEVMGGLEPARSLILKAIQNGKHVVTANKAVISRFGDEIFTAANQAGVYVMLEAAVGGGIPVIQPLKQSLSVNQIHTITGIINGTTNYILSRMQTEGSNFSDVLADAQQLGYAEADPTADVDGLDAADKIAILASLAFGGRIRLEEVYCEGIRQVSKTDIAYAEKLGFVIKLLAIGKRISSSGAISITVQPTLVPKAHPLASINGVNNAILVEGEPIGQVMFFGPGAGAGPTASAVSSDILNLVAALQTGTSVPNPLLTCGHQDYCQIVPMAELITRFYTRFLTKDQPGVIGKLGTCFGNHAVSLESIVQTGFQGELAEIVVVTHDVREGDFRQALTEIRTFAELESIPSLLRVL
- a CDS encoding pentapeptide repeat-containing protein — translated: MKAKLIALLTLVTPLVLASSVNAANPQHVKKLLATGECAKCDLSKANLSGAHLIGADLRDANLQGANLTKANLEGADLTGANLAGANMTSTLATNVDFKKANLNKVNFTRATIHDSNVYGASMNDLNITNAEISNTGIGIGGEDAEVPDWK